The following coding sequences are from one Triticum aestivum cultivar Chinese Spring chromosome 5A, IWGSC CS RefSeq v2.1, whole genome shotgun sequence window:
- the LOC123105049 gene encoding transmembrane protein 256 homolog gives MVMPTDPMLWHKVAAVSGVAALGLGTYGAHMFRPQNPRYKEIWQTASLYHLVHTAALLGAPMTKRPNIFGGLLTTGIVLFSGTCYTVAYLEDRKFSSPAPIGGFAFIAAWASLLF, from the exons atggTGATGCCCACGGACCCGATGCTATGGCACAAGGTGGCCGCCGTCTCCG GGGTCGCTGCTCTTGGACTGGGCACCTATGGAGCGCACATGTTCCGCCCCCAGAACCCTAGATACAAAGAG ATTTGGCAGACCGCGTCCCTGTACCATCTCGTCCACACCGCGGCGCTGCTCGGGGCTCCCATGACCAAGCGCCCCAACATC TTCGGAGGCCTTCTGACAACTGGAATTGTGCTCTTCTCTGGAAC GTGCTACACTGTGGCTTACCTTGAAGACAGGAAGTTCTCTTCACCAGCACCGATCGGTGGCTTTGCATTCATTGCTGCTTGGGCCAGCCTGCTCTTCTGA